The Flavobacterium commune genome contains the following window.
CTGAAATAGCGTACTTCTTTTGTATCCTGATCTAAAACCATCAATACGTTTTCGCCATGATGCATAGCGGTGTTAATGCTTTCGGATAATCGTTTTTCATTGTCTGGCGAAGAGTCAACTACGATACGGTCTATGACAATTTCAATATCGTGGGTTTTGTAACGATCTAATTTCATTCCGGGCGTGATATCCAGAATGTCTCCGTTGACGCGCACTTTCAGGAAACCTTGTTTGGTTATTTGTTGAAACAATTCGCCATAATGTCCTTTTCTGGCTCTAATTACCGGTGCAAGAATGTTGATGCGCTTGTTAGTGAAATCCTGTATAATCAGGTCTTTGATTTGCTCATCCGAATAGGAAACCATCTTTTCTCCCGTATTGTAGCTGTAGGCATCGGCACCACGGGCATAAAGCAATCGCAGGAAATCATAAATTTCGGTGATGGTTCCCACGGTAGAACGCGGACTTTTGCTGGTTGTTTTTTGTTCGATGGCGATAACAGGAGAAAGTCCGTCAATTTTATCCACATCAGGACGCTCTAAACCGCCCAGAAACTGTCGGGCATAAGCCGAAAAAGTTTCTACATAGCGACGTTGCCCTTCGGCATAAATCGTGTCGAATGCTAAGGAAGATTTTCCAGAGCCAGAAAGTCCAGTAATAACTACTAGTTTTTCCCTCGGAATCGAAATGTCTATATTTTTTAGATTATGAACTCTAGCGCCTAAAACCTCAATAGTATTGTCTTTGTCTAACATATTTTTTGCTGATTGCTTCTTTCATCGCAATGACAGCAAAGTTACTATTTTGGTTTGTTCTTTCGATACAACAGTTTAGAAGTTTTTGTTAAAAGGAAAGAAAAACGCCAACCGAAGTTAGTGTTTTTTCTTTCTTAAAATGATATCAAATTTATTCAATAGTCATCGATTTCAATTTGGCACGATAGGCTTCTAATGCTTCTGATTTTGAGATAAAACCAAAGTATTTTTCGTCTTTAATAACGGGTAAAAAAGTTCGTTTTGTTTTTTCAAATTTATTCATAACGACTTCCATACTATGAAAAGGATAAATAACATCGGCTGGTGGAGTCATTATGTCTTTGACCAAAGTATATTTTACACGGTATTTATTAAAAATAATTTCGCGGATGTCATTAAAGTGAATTACACCTAATAAATGCTTTTCTTTATCAACTACCGCAAAAACGGATTGATTGGAGTGCGAAATCAAATCGACCAATTTCTCAAGATTTTCATCGGGTGAAAGGGTTAAAAAATCAGTATGAATAATTGAATTGGTATTTAATGTTGCTAGTACATTAGTGTCTTTATTATTGGTGAAAGCATGTCCTTTTTGAACTAAGCTTTTTACATCCATCGAATGTTTTTCGAATGTTTTTGAAATTGCAAAACTGATGGAAGCTACAATCATCAATGGAAGCATCAGGCTGTAACCTCCAGTAATTTCGGCAATAAGGAAAATTGCTGTTAGCGGCGCATGAAACAATCCGCTCAAGATTCCAGCCATACCTATCATTGTAAAATTACTGATAGGTAAATGGGTTAATCCTGTTAGATTGAATGTTTTTGCAAAAACATAACCTACATAAGAGCCCATAAAAAGGGAAGGGGCAAAATTACCTCCATTTCCTCCGGAACCTAAGGTAATCGAAGTAGCAAAAACTTTCATCATCATCGTTGCACCAACAAAAAGCAGGATGACCCACTTGTTGTTTTGGAAAGAACTAAACAAGGTGTTTTCTAATAATTCTCCTGCATTGTTATCAGCAAGTGTTCGGATGCTTTCGTATCCCTCACCAAAAAGTGTTGGGAAAATAAAAATCAGTACTGCTAATATGGAAGCACCTAAAAGAGCTTTTTTATAGGGACTCAATCTGAGATGTGAGAAAAAATGTTCGGTTCTTTGGAAATTTCGAGTATAATAAACAGAAATAAATCCGGTAACCACACCCAGTAAAACATAAAAGGGAATATTATGGTAGTCAAATTCTTTTTGTTGCTGTACTTTTAATAAAATGGTTTCGTCCAGTGTAATTACAGAAACCAAAGCTCCGGTTGCAGCGGCAATCATGATAGGAGTAAAGGCTGAAATACTAACATCAACCAATAAAAATTCAATGGCAAATAAGACTCCGGCAATAGGAGCATTAAAAGCTGCACCAATACCCGCAGCAACACCGCAGCCTATAAGTAAGGTCCTGTCTTTATAGTTTAGTTTGTAATTTTGTGCAAAATTAGAACCAAAGGCAGCTCCGGTTACCACAATTGGACTTTCTAAACCTGCCGAACCTCCTAAACCTACAGTTAAGGAACTTGTAACAATATGTGCATACATTTGTTTTCTGGGAATGATACTTGCTTTTTTAGCAACAGCATATAAAATTTGCGAAGTCCCTTTTTCGATAGTTCCTCCTAAGAGGCGTTTGATTACAAATACTGTCAATAAAAGTCCAGCGATAGGCAGAATACTATTAATGAAACTTAGTTTTAGAATTTTATTAATATTGGTAGCAAAAATAAATACCCAGTGTGCAAAGGATTTTAAAACAATTACGGCAATGGCCGAACTAATACCCACTAATACACTCGCAAGGAAAATAAATTGTTTTTCAGTTAACAACGATTGCGCTAAACCAATTATACTTTCTAATTTTGAAATATATTTTTTGAACATTATTGTATTTTTTTGAAAGTGCTAAATTACTATTATTTCAAGCATCGGTTAAATTTTTAAGGGCTTCTTTTCGACTTAAAGGCTTTAAGTTATTAACCATAACAAAGTTTTTTACCGCTTCAGAATTAGT
Protein-coding sequences here:
- a CDS encoding chloride channel protein, whose translation is MFKKYISKLESIIGLAQSLLTEKQFIFLASVLVGISSAIAVIVLKSFAHWVFIFATNINKILKLSFINSILPIAGLLLTVFVIKRLLGGTIEKGTSQILYAVAKKASIIPRKQMYAHIVTSSLTVGLGGSAGLESPIVVTGAAFGSNFAQNYKLNYKDRTLLIGCGVAAGIGAAFNAPIAGVLFAIEFLLVDVSISAFTPIMIAAATGALVSVITLDETILLKVQQQKEFDYHNIPFYVLLGVVTGFISVYYTRNFQRTEHFFSHLRLSPYKKALLGASILAVLIFIFPTLFGEGYESIRTLADNNAGELLENTLFSSFQNNKWVILLFVGATMMMKVFATSITLGSGGNGGNFAPSLFMGSYVGYVFAKTFNLTGLTHLPISNFTMIGMAGILSGLFHAPLTAIFLIAEITGGYSLMLPLMIVASISFAISKTFEKHSMDVKSLVQKGHAFTNNKDTNVLATLNTNSIIHTDFLTLSPDENLEKLVDLISHSNQSVFAVVDKEKHLLGVIHFNDIREIIFNKYRVKYTLVKDIMTPPADVIYPFHSMEVVMNKFEKTKRTFLPVIKDEKYFGFISKSEALEAYRAKLKSMTIE